Proteins encoded in a region of the Paenibacillus sp. E222 genome:
- a CDS encoding MFS transporter, with amino-acid sequence MESSVTANGKLNPVSFSFIRFYLLAFLFFAANSALTIILPLRSEAAGLNQAEIGLMMGAYMFTCMLLRPFAAQLLGRYGPLRVMQWLLILHAATLLLFVGFGVEAYLWLRALQGVATAFFSMTMQAGIVEKLEDKDRAQGLSMYTLFTMVPSLVIPILAIQIWENASDIWFTMLMIGLAALPLLIGYNVDLPRSTVQNKSYTLGDMVRSFGGIWRSTPLLISSIVMLFASCVFGATATFLPLYLVSTGKASAGVFLTIQGLVVILCRFILRKKIPSDGSWNTWLMAGLLLCAALGTQLLALSETIGPMVYLSAVFSGFAVALLYPTLTTYLSFVLPTDSRYVLMGIFMSSYDLGFSLGGLAMGLIVQISSYSTMFTICTLLSVAAMILVVAFRQRMEAGNRVKSVVMT; translated from the coding sequence TTGGAGTCATCTGTAACGGCGAACGGCAAACTAAACCCGGTATCCTTTTCATTTATCCGGTTTTATCTGTTGGCCTTTTTATTTTTTGCCGCCAATTCGGCTTTGACGATTATTCTCCCTTTGCGGAGTGAAGCTGCAGGATTGAACCAGGCCGAGATTGGCCTGATGATGGGGGCTTACATGTTTACGTGTATGCTTCTAAGGCCTTTTGCAGCGCAGCTTCTGGGACGTTATGGCCCGCTGCGTGTGATGCAGTGGCTGTTGATTTTGCATGCCGCAACACTGCTGCTGTTTGTTGGTTTTGGTGTGGAGGCGTATTTGTGGCTGCGGGCGCTGCAAGGTGTAGCTACGGCGTTCTTTTCCATGACCATGCAGGCGGGCATTGTCGAAAAGCTGGAGGATAAGGACCGGGCTCAGGGATTGTCCATGTATACCCTTTTTACGATGGTCCCGTCTCTGGTCATTCCCATACTCGCTATCCAGATCTGGGAAAATGCCAGCGACATCTGGTTTACTATGCTAATGATCGGTTTGGCGGCTCTTCCACTCCTGATCGGCTATAACGTGGACTTGCCCCGAAGCACGGTACAGAATAAATCGTATACGCTCGGGGATATGGTGCGGTCATTCGGCGGCATCTGGCGCAGCACACCACTGTTGATTAGCAGCATAGTTATGCTGTTTGCTTCATGTGTATTTGGAGCCACGGCGACCTTTCTTCCGTTGTATTTGGTATCGACCGGGAAGGCGAGCGCGGGGGTGTTCTTAACTATCCAGGGATTGGTCGTCATCTTGTGCAGATTCATTCTGCGTAAAAAAATCCCTTCCGACGGCAGCTGGAATACGTGGCTGATGGCGGGGCTGCTGTTATGTGCGGCACTGGGAACCCAGCTGCTTGCTCTGTCGGAGACGATCGGTCCGATGGTATACCTGTCTGCGGTGTTCAGTGGGTTTGCCGTGGCCTTGCTGTACCCGACATTAACCACGTATTTGTCATTTGTGCTGCCGACCGATTCCCGATATGTACTGATGGGCATTTTCATGTCCTCGTATGATCTGGGCTTCTCACTGGGCGGGCTTGCGATGGGGCTAATTGTACAAATAAGCTCGTATTCAACCATGTTTACGATCTGCACGCTGCTATCCGTTGCGGCCATGATTCTCGTCGTGGCTTTCAGGCAACGGATGGAAGCAGGCAATAGGGTTAAATCTGTGGTGATGACGTAA
- a CDS encoding GTP-binding protein, whose product MTQKQVPVTVLSGYLGSGKTTVLNHVLHNRQGLKVAVIVNDMSEVNIDAALVKGEATLSRTEEKLVELSNGCICCTLRDDLMQEIEKLVNEGRFDYILIESTGISEPVPVAQTFTYADEESGIDLTSLAKLDCLVTVVDAHRFWHDFASGQSLLDRNQATGEEDTRDVVDLLIDQIETCDVLLLNKCDLVDDVELNKLEGVIRKLQPNAKIIRTVNGQVNPSGILNTGLFDFEKASMSAGWIQELEKESHTPETEEYGIGSFVYRRRKPFHPSRLAEFMSYWPEEVVRAKGLVWLAAEGDLAASLSQAGSSIQFGPAGHWVAALPEADKEEILRTEPDVLEKWDAQWGDRQTELVMIGIEMERAIIEEELDQCLLSDEEMQADWGHFDNPLPWPVEAV is encoded by the coding sequence ATGACACAAAAGCAGGTTCCGGTAACTGTTCTTAGCGGTTACCTCGGTTCAGGTAAAACCACCGTTCTTAATCACGTACTGCACAATCGACAGGGGCTCAAGGTCGCGGTCATCGTTAATGACATGAGTGAGGTGAACATTGATGCCGCTCTGGTGAAGGGTGAGGCGACATTGTCACGCACCGAAGAAAAGCTGGTGGAGCTGTCCAATGGCTGCATCTGCTGCACCTTGCGAGATGATCTGATGCAGGAGATTGAGAAGCTGGTGAATGAAGGCAGGTTTGATTATATCCTGATTGAATCCACAGGCATCAGTGAGCCTGTGCCGGTAGCGCAGACTTTTACATATGCCGACGAGGAGTCGGGTATTGATCTGACAAGTCTGGCAAAGCTGGATTGTCTGGTAACCGTTGTGGATGCCCATCGATTCTGGCATGATTTTGCCTCAGGACAGAGCCTGCTGGATCGGAACCAGGCCACGGGTGAGGAAGATACCCGCGATGTTGTGGACCTGCTGATTGATCAGATTGAGACATGTGATGTCCTGCTGCTGAACAAATGTGATCTGGTCGATGACGTGGAGCTGAACAAGCTTGAAGGTGTCATCCGCAAGCTTCAGCCTAATGCCAAAATCATTCGGACTGTGAACGGACAGGTCAACCCGTCTGGAATTTTAAATACAGGTCTTTTTGACTTCGAGAAAGCAAGCATGTCCGCCGGATGGATTCAGGAGCTGGAGAAGGAATCACATACACCGGAGACCGAGGAATACGGTATTGGCTCCTTCGTGTATCGTCGTCGTAAACCATTCCACCCTTCTCGTCTGGCTGAATTCATGAGCTACTGGCCGGAAGAAGTGGTGCGTGCCAAAGGGCTGGTCTGGCTCGCGGCTGAGGGGGATTTGGCTGCAAGTCTGAGTCAGGCGGGATCGTCGATTCAGTTTGGCCCTGCCGGGCATTGGGTTGCGGCATTACCGGAAGCGGACAAGGAAGAAATTTTGCGTACAGAGCCAGATGTACTGGAAAAGTGGGATGCACAGTGGGGAGACCGTCAGACTGAGCTGGTCATGATCGGGATTGAAATGGAGCGCGCCATCATTGAAGAAGAACTGGACCAATGTCTGCTCAGTGATGAAGAAATGCAGGCCGACTGGGGACATTTCGACAATCCTCTGCCGTGGCCAGTTGAAGCCGTATAA
- the rpsN gene encoding 30S ribosomal protein S14 yields the protein MAKKSKVVREKQRQAIVAKYAELRRELKEKGDYEALQKLPRNASPTRLKNRCELTGRPRGYLRKFKVSRIVFRELAHQGQIPGVTKSSW from the coding sequence GTGGCCAAAAAATCAAAAGTGGTACGTGAAAAACAACGTCAGGCAATCGTAGCGAAATATGCGGAGCTGCGCCGGGAACTGAAAGAAAAAGGGGATTATGAAGCGCTGCAGAAACTGCCGCGCAATGCTTCTCCGACCCGATTGAAAAATCGCTGCGAACTGACAGGCCGCCCGAGAGGATATTTGCGCAAGTTCAAGGTTTCGCGGATTGTATTCCGTGAGCTGGCTCATCAAGGGCAAATTCCGGGCGTCACGAAGTCAAGCTGGTAA
- a CDS encoding NAD(P)/FAD-dependent oxidoreductase — protein MHDVFDYDCVIVGGGPAGIGMASVLQDLGMPRFTVLERSEVGATFLAWPEEMRLITPSFTSNAYGMMDLNAVALNTSPAYTLGTEHPTGLEYAKYLQVVSQYKKLPVQTGLDVSEVIPEENGFRVVTSNGQLRTRFVIWAAGEFQYPRLDLFPGAEYGVHSSLFSSWTAVQGEECVIVGGYESGVDAAIHLSKLGKNVTVIDRNGRGLAKGSSDPSVELSPYTKDRLRAAMMDKRIHLMQGYEVKWIEPDEPGGYVLYCENDSGESRLLKTGQPPVLATGFRSSLHLIENLVERSKEGQLQLGAADESTIAPGLFITGPQVMHGQLQFCFIYKFRQRFAVVAQAMGERLGLDLAPLETYRKEGMFLDDLSCCGEDCTC, from the coding sequence ATGCATGATGTATTTGATTATGATTGTGTAATTGTTGGAGGGGGGCCAGCCGGGATCGGCATGGCCTCTGTCCTGCAGGATCTGGGAATGCCTCGTTTTACCGTGCTGGAACGCAGTGAGGTGGGGGCAACTTTTCTGGCGTGGCCGGAGGAAATGCGTCTGATCACCCCTTCGTTCACAAGTAATGCCTACGGCATGATGGATCTGAACGCGGTGGCTTTGAATACGTCTCCGGCGTACACACTGGGAACAGAACATCCGACAGGCCTGGAGTACGCGAAATATTTGCAGGTGGTGAGCCAGTACAAGAAATTGCCTGTGCAAACGGGATTAGATGTTTCCGAGGTTATTCCGGAGGAGAATGGCTTCCGGGTCGTGACATCCAATGGACAACTGCGCACACGCTTTGTCATCTGGGCAGCAGGTGAATTTCAATATCCGAGACTGGACCTGTTTCCTGGGGCTGAGTATGGTGTGCACAGCAGTTTGTTTTCCAGCTGGACGGCGGTTCAGGGAGAAGAATGTGTCATCGTTGGTGGCTATGAGAGCGGTGTGGATGCAGCCATTCACCTGAGTAAACTGGGGAAAAACGTAACGGTAATCGACCGAAACGGACGAGGACTCGCCAAGGGCAGCAGTGATCCCAGTGTGGAGCTAAGCCCCTATACGAAGGATCGCCTGCGCGCGGCAATGATGGATAAGCGAATACACTTGATGCAAGGTTATGAGGTCAAATGGATTGAACCGGATGAACCAGGTGGTTATGTTCTCTATTGCGAGAACGATTCCGGAGAGTCCCGCTTGCTCAAGACGGGGCAGCCTCCTGTTCTGGCGACCGGGTTCCGCAGCAGTCTGCACCTGATTGAGAATCTCGTCGAGCGGAGCAAGGAAGGTCAGCTGCAATTGGGAGCGGCGGATGAATCGACGATTGCCCCCGGCCTGTTCATTACTGGACCCCAGGTCATGCATGGTCAACTCCAATTTTGCTTCATTTATAAATTCAGACAGCGCTTTGCGGTGGTGGCCCAGGCCATGGGTGAGAGACTTGGGCTGGATCTGGCTCCGCTGGAAACCTATCGCAAAGAAGGCATGTTTCTTGATGATCTGTCCTGCTGCGGTGAAGACTGCACATGCTGA
- a CDS encoding nucleoside recognition domain-containing protein, with protein sequence MLNSVVEQPEELRKVVLVGFESAGKSALFRGLTGRDTGEESNVRGSTVTVRRAELLEHQLELLDTPGIRMKDDSVTTMLTLKQLAAGDTVILVVRGTDVVQELPLLLGMLDVTGKNAVLVLTFADKCGPGLSAQVDYYRKGLGISVLPLNTREMDGNAQDLICRAIVAARPMKRHLELASPPESPVIEPQTTMFEHTVWGRFVALAALVLLFAAPVYVAYLFSGWIQPLADAWILEPLYRMTVGLWNPLQAIMLGDYGIISLGLYSFIWAFPVVFLIGVSVAVTEESGLKDRITDSLDGWMRKIGLNGKDLIPVLSGFGCNVVAVFQSRTCSSCTRKACVSMISFGSACSYQIGASLSIFSSGGKPWLFFPYMLVLVLAGALHTRLWNRNRLDDTLPLHANRTFLQKPSWHSVSWRVRSVMKQFLVQAMPIFIGICVVATLLEQTGVLSALTGALTPALAIFRLPGDTAGGMLFSILRKDGLLVLNQDQGSFVEDLSGGQLFILVYLASTLTACLVTMWTIRKELGTVFGMQLAGKQLVTSLGSAFILAWLWNWIA encoded by the coding sequence ATGCTGAATTCGGTTGTGGAGCAGCCTGAAGAGCTTCGTAAAGTGGTGCTGGTTGGCTTCGAATCCGCGGGCAAATCGGCTCTGTTTCGAGGACTTACGGGCAGAGATACAGGCGAGGAATCCAATGTTCGGGGCTCCACGGTAACCGTCCGCAGGGCGGAGCTGCTTGAGCACCAGCTTGAACTGCTCGACACACCTGGAATCCGGATGAAGGATGATAGTGTCACGACCATGCTGACGTTAAAACAGCTCGCAGCCGGTGATACAGTGATCTTGGTCGTCCGCGGCACGGATGTGGTGCAGGAACTGCCTTTACTGCTCGGCATGCTGGATGTCACAGGCAAAAATGCTGTACTGGTGCTTACGTTTGCCGACAAGTGTGGTCCCGGATTATCGGCTCAGGTTGACTATTACCGCAAAGGTCTGGGCATTTCTGTTCTGCCGCTCAATACAAGGGAAATGGATGGAAACGCCCAAGATCTGATATGCCGAGCGATTGTTGCCGCCAGACCCATGAAGAGGCATCTGGAGCTCGCATCACCTCCTGAATCGCCTGTGATCGAACCGCAGACAACGATGTTTGAGCATACGGTTTGGGGACGTTTTGTGGCTTTGGCCGCATTGGTATTACTATTTGCAGCACCAGTGTATGTGGCCTATCTGTTCTCCGGCTGGATACAACCACTTGCAGATGCCTGGATTCTTGAACCGCTCTATCGCATGACTGTGGGATTATGGAATCCGCTGCAGGCGATAATGCTTGGAGATTACGGCATAATTAGTCTGGGCTTGTATTCGTTTATATGGGCATTTCCGGTCGTATTCCTGATTGGGGTCAGTGTGGCAGTAACGGAGGAAAGTGGACTAAAAGATCGGATTACCGACTCGCTGGATGGGTGGATGCGCAAAATCGGCTTGAACGGCAAAGATCTGATTCCAGTCCTCAGTGGTTTTGGATGCAATGTTGTGGCTGTGTTCCAGAGCCGTACCTGCAGCTCCTGTACACGAAAGGCCTGTGTTTCAATGATCTCCTTCGGTTCTGCATGCAGCTACCAGATTGGAGCTTCTCTATCCATATTCAGTTCCGGCGGCAAGCCGTGGCTGTTCTTTCCTTATATGCTTGTACTTGTACTTGCAGGCGCACTTCATACACGTCTGTGGAATCGAAATCGGCTGGATGACACGCTCCCGTTACATGCCAACCGTACATTTCTGCAAAAGCCATCATGGCACTCTGTAAGCTGGCGTGTTCGGTCTGTCATGAAACAGTTTCTCGTGCAGGCGATGCCTATTTTCATCGGTATTTGTGTGGTGGCCACACTGCTGGAGCAGACGGGGGTACTTTCTGCCCTGACTGGCGCGTTGACGCCGGCACTTGCGATCTTTCGTCTGCCGGGTGATACCGCGGGCGGTATGTTGTTTTCCATTTTGCGAAAAGACGGGTTGTTGGTGCTGAATCAGGATCAGGGCTCCTTCGTTGAAGACTTGAGCGGCGGACAGCTGTTTATTCTTGTGTACCTGGCTTCAACGTTAACGGCATGTCTGGTGACGATGTGGACCATTCGCAAGGAGTTGGGAACAGTCTTTGGCATGCAACTGGCAGGCAAACAGCTCGTAACATCACTGGGCAGTGCATTTATACTGGCATGGCTATGGAACTGGATTGCATAA
- a CDS encoding DUF3024 domain-containing protein, with protein MLDSFTIRRIQSVMNGYIHEKVPAPLRTMVKLTYEMNDNELILTEERPAEERYQWDKLHIARFYWEENQWKVYAKDEHSSWNVVDVIEPCPDFEDLLEQVERDEAGLFWR; from the coding sequence ATGCTGGACTCGTTTACCATTCGGAGAATTCAATCGGTGATGAACGGTTATATCCATGAGAAGGTCCCGGCACCACTGCGCACCATGGTGAAATTAACGTATGAGATGAATGATAATGAACTGATTTTGACCGAGGAAAGACCCGCTGAAGAACGATATCAGTGGGACAAACTGCATATTGCCCGATTTTACTGGGAAGAGAATCAGTGGAAGGTATATGCCAAAGACGAACACAGCAGCTGGAATGTGGTAGACGTTATTGAGCCTTGTCCGGATTTTGAAGATCTGCTGGAGCAGGTTGAGCGGGACGAAGCGGGTCTGTTCTGGCGCTGA
- the folE2 gene encoding GTP cyclohydrolase FolE2 → MQKVQQNSRISRVVNDSFIMPDKAERLRLFGSIDPIQGDKPVRKEEMQDLQNSKNDFLFELQQVGIDQVKYPLDVISAKDPVRLSSIGTFRLTTSLDRESKGINMSRLMEQLQHSRGEGLSDRIPDLVALTQRMAEQMNQAKAELKVTYPWFYERTAPVTGLSGLNHSLATVHVIWETGKSPVLRTGLHIQVTTLCPCSKEISEYSAHNQRGLLRIQVQANPGEALPGYWKEELLNVAESNASSCLYPILKRPDEKRVTERAYENPRFVEDIVRLVAADLYEKHWVNKFKVDCKNEESIHQHDAVARIVYDKSR, encoded by the coding sequence ATGCAAAAGGTACAACAGAATAGCAGGATTAGCCGAGTAGTGAACGATTCTTTTATCATGCCGGATAAAGCTGAGCGCTTGCGGTTATTCGGCTCCATTGATCCGATACAGGGAGATAAGCCTGTACGGAAAGAAGAGATGCAAGATTTGCAGAATAGCAAAAATGATTTTCTATTTGAGCTGCAGCAAGTCGGTATTGATCAGGTGAAGTATCCTTTGGATGTCATTTCGGCCAAAGATCCCGTTCGATTGTCCAGCATCGGAACGTTCCGGCTGACGACTTCGCTGGATCGCGAATCAAAAGGCATTAACATGAGCCGCTTGATGGAGCAGCTTCAGCACAGTCGCGGAGAAGGGTTAAGTGACCGGATTCCGGATCTGGTTGCGCTGACGCAGCGGATGGCCGAACAGATGAATCAGGCGAAGGCAGAGCTGAAAGTGACCTATCCCTGGTTCTACGAACGAACCGCGCCCGTAACCGGTTTGTCTGGACTCAATCATTCTTTGGCTACGGTTCATGTGATCTGGGAAACTGGAAAATCCCCTGTTCTGAGAACAGGTTTACATATACAGGTCACGACGTTATGCCCATGCTCGAAGGAGATCAGCGAATATAGCGCGCACAACCAGCGGGGGTTATTGCGTATCCAGGTGCAAGCCAACCCGGGAGAAGCGCTGCCGGGCTATTGGAAGGAAGAATTGCTGAATGTGGCCGAATCCAATGCAAGCAGCTGTCTTTACCCCATACTCAAAAGGCCTGATGAGAAACGGGTCACGGAACGTGCATATGAGAATCCGCGGTTTGTGGAAGACATCGTCCGGCTGGTGGCGGCAGATCTGTATGAGAAGCATTGGGTAAATAAATTTAAGGTAGATTGCAAAAATGAAGAGTCCATTCATCAGCATGATGCCGTAGCTCGTATCGTATATGACAAGTCGAGATAA
- a CDS encoding helix-turn-helix transcriptional regulator has protein sequence MTEEQSYTTEEISKLLKISKLTVYDLIKKGDLVAYRVGKQMRVDATDLEAYKQRSKQLQSPAHRAAVDSVLPAESYSGTENDPTTPHAVHSAANTSPLSRETFAAPTSMAGNPSAAHSARHLVITGQDVSLDILMRHMEKQTRDIRPLRSFMGSLDGLISMYRGESDLVSTHLLDGDTGEYNLPYIRKILIGWSYVVVNLLTRPAGLYVQRGNPRGLQNWTDLKQPELRLANREKGSGARVLLDEQLRLHGIPASHLIGYDVEETSHMGVAAKVSSGEADVGIGSEKAARLVGQVDFIPLVQERYDLVMLKKQGNEGWIESVLRILQSPEFRQELQSFEGYDVSRTGEILYEV, from the coding sequence ATGACGGAGGAGCAATCCTATACCACCGAAGAAATATCCAAGCTACTCAAAATATCTAAACTGACGGTCTACGATCTAATCAAAAAGGGAGACCTCGTCGCGTATCGCGTCGGTAAACAAATGCGAGTGGACGCCACCGATCTGGAAGCGTATAAACAGCGCTCCAAGCAGCTTCAATCGCCAGCGCACCGGGCCGCTGTGGATTCAGTTCTCCCCGCTGAATCTTATTCCGGGACGGAAAATGATCCGACGACTCCCCATGCCGTTCATTCCGCTGCAAATACTTCGCCTCTATCCAGAGAGACATTCGCAGCTCCAACCTCCATGGCGGGCAACCCTTCGGCAGCGCATTCGGCACGTCATCTGGTCATTACGGGACAAGATGTCAGCCTCGATATTCTCATGCGACATATGGAGAAGCAAACTCGGGATATTCGTCCGCTGCGTTCGTTCATGGGCAGTCTCGACGGCTTGATCTCCATGTACCGTGGGGAGTCCGATCTGGTCAGCACCCATCTGCTGGATGGAGATACAGGGGAGTATAATCTGCCCTACATTCGCAAAATCCTGATTGGCTGGTCGTATGTCGTCGTGAATCTGCTGACACGACCTGCTGGGCTGTACGTTCAACGTGGTAATCCGCGCGGCTTGCAGAACTGGACAGATCTGAAGCAGCCTGAGCTGCGATTGGCTAACCGGGAGAAAGGTTCGGGTGCACGTGTATTGCTGGATGAACAATTGCGTCTGCATGGTATCCCTGCTTCCCATCTGATTGGATATGACGTGGAAGAAACCAGTCATATGGGTGTAGCTGCCAAGGTCAGTTCCGGTGAAGCCGATGTAGGAATCGGCAGCGAGAAGGCTGCACGACTTGTCGGTCAGGTTGATTTTATTCCACTTGTTCAGGAACGTTATGATCTGGTAATGCTGAAGAAACAAGGGAACGAAGGGTGGATCGAATCGGTACTGCGCATTCTGCAATCTCCGGAATTCAGGCAGGAACTGCAATCATTTGAAGGGTATGATGTATCCCGAACGGGTGAAATTTTGTACGAAGTCTAG